The genomic region CAACCCAATTGGGACGAAGTTTTTTACCCGAATTCAATGAAGGTTCGCTGGTAATAGCCGTGGTTGGACCACCGGGAATGTCGCTGGAAGAAAGCAATAAGGCAGGCAAGCAAATAGAAAATCTACTGCTGGAGATGCCGGAGGTCGATGTGGTAACCCGAAGAACGGGACGAGCCGAATTGGACGAACACGCCCAAGGCGTAAACGCAGCCGAAATCGATGTGCCGTTTACTTTGGAGGACAAATCAAAAGAAGAATTTTTTGAGGAAGTCCGAACCAAGTTGAGTGTCGTTCCTGGCGTAAATATCACGCTTGGCCAACCCATTGCGCACCGTATCGACCATATGCTATCCGGAACACGAGCCAATATCGCCATCAAGATTTTTGGTTCGGATTTACAACGATTGTTCGAGTTGGGAAAACAGGTAGAACAGAATATCAAATCCATCGATGGCTTGGCAGATGTGGCAGTTGACCAACAAATTGAAGTCCCACAAATTCGTATCAAACCGAAACGTCCCATTTTGTCAGCGTATGGTATGACCGTCGGCGACTTAATGGAACAGGTGGATATTGCGTTTGCAGGCGAAGAAGCAGGCGAAATTTATGAAGGACAGCGCTATTTCGATTTGGTGGTACGCTATGAAAAACCCTTTCGTGACAACGTGGAAAACTTTAAAAACGCCTTGATTAGCCTGCCAAATGGTGGGCAGACCGTTTTGGGCGAACTTGCGATGATTCAATCGGTCAGCAGTCCAAATACCATAAGCCGTGAAGATGTCCAACGAAAGATTGTGGTGGCGGCCAATGTTCAGGGTAGGGATTTGCGAAGTGCCGTGAATGAGATTGAGGAAGTGGTAAATTCCACCATCGATTTTCCCGAGGGTTACCGTGTGCAATACGGTGGACAGTTTGAAAGCGAATCCAAAGCCTCACAACTGTTGTTGATTACCGCTATTTTGGCAATCGGTGTCATATTCCTGTTACTTTATTATGAGTTCAAAAATGTAAAATTGGCCTTTGTAGTGCTCATTAATCTTCCCTTGGCATTGATTGGTGGTATTCTCATTGTGTATTTCACATCAGGAATCGTAAGCATTGCGGCAACCATAGGATTTATCAGTCTCTTTGGTATCGCCACCAGAAACGGTATCCTTTTGGTTTCTCGTTACGAAGATTTGCGAGAGGAAGGTAAGACGGATATAGAACTGATTAAAGCCGGTGCTTTGGATAGATTGAACCCTATCTTAATGACCGCCTTTACCACAGGATTGGCATTGATTCCGCTTGCGCTAAAAGGCGGGCAGCCTGGAAGTGAAATTCAAAGCCCGATGGCGGTGGTCATTTTGGGTGGGTTGCTTTCTGCAACCATTTTGAATTTGATTGTGATTCCTTGTGTGTATCAATTGGTAGTTCGCAAAACGGATGCTACCGGCAAAATTTAATTTATTACTGAAATGAACTTGACAAATCTGATAGAACCCTTCCAGGCACTTCGCAATAAAGTTTTTGCAAAACTATATGTGGCGCAAACCATCAGTTTATTGGGTGATGCCATTACTTGGGTGGGCTTAGCTTTATTGTCTTATCAGTTTGGAGAGGAAAGGGCTGCGGCTATATTGGCCACGGCCCTTACTTTACGTGTAACGGCATTTATAATTTTTTCGCCTTTTGCTGGCGTATTGGCAGACAGGATAGCTCGAAAGAAAATACTATATATAACCCATTTTATAAGGATGGCGCTTGTTGGTCTGTTACCCTTCATAAACGCCGAATGGCAAATTTATCCGCTGGTGTTCCTGATGAATGTTTTTAATGCCTTTTTCAGTCCTACATACCGTTCCGTAATTCCACAAGTGGTGGATAAAAAATTGTACCGGCAAGCCATCGGCTTATCAGCTGCCACGTATCAGGTATTAGGTGTTTTGGGGCCAGGTTTGGCAGGGATTTTAGCGGTATGGTTTGGAGCCCGTGAAATATTCTTTGTCGATGCGGTTACATTTATCATCGCAGGTATTATGCTCGTAACCTTACCAAAGAGCTTTTCAAGGCCTAATCATACGGATGTACGGAAAAAACACCCTTTTAAATGGCAGGACGTTACTAAGGGCATAAAACTTTTGTTTCAAAACAAATATGTACGTTTCGCTCTTTTTATAGAACTCGTATCGGCGATGGCCGGAGCTTTCATTTTAGTGAACACCATTGTTCTCATTAAGAGCGGTTTGAACCTGACCGATAAGGAATATGGCTGGGTTATGGCGGCGTTTGGTGTAGGTGCCGCCATTGCGGCATTCGTATCCGGAGCTTTGGATAAGACCAAATCCAGGCAAGTATCCTTAATGTTAGGCGCTTTAGTACTTGGGCTTGCGATAAGTGCTGCCAATTATCTGTCTTTTCCGTTGCTATTGGTGTTTTGGGTATTTGCAGGTTTAGGACAAAGTCTGGCAGAAATACCCTCAGAAACACTCATAGGTGAGAACATTCCCGATGAGGAACAGGGAAAGGTGTACGGGTCTCATTTTGCTTTTTCACATTTATGGTGGGCGTTTGCATACCCGGTGGCAGGTTATTTGGGGACTGCTTTTCCAAACAAATACTTCCTCTATGGGGGAATCCTCACCCTGTTATTGTTAGTGGTTGTCTTTTTGTTTTTGAGACCGAAAAAAAGAAATGGAATAGTGTAAATGTGGCGGGCATAATATTCAATTTTTACGTGCCGTGAATAGCAGAACCGATAGAAAAATTAAAAGCCCATTGGCCGTTGTGATTCTGTGTGGTTTACTTTAAGCAACCATTCTGAATTTGATTGTCATCCCTTTTGTGTATCAATTGGTAATACAAAAACAGGAGTAATCCTTTAGTGGTTCTGACGAATAAAGCCTTCTTATTTTTAGGAAGGCTTTTTTTATTAGACCGCTCAGCACATTCCCCTACATTCCGTTTCCCTTCATTGCGGGTAAAGAGCTTCACTACAACTATCTTGGACACATTCCCCAATTTTAGCTTTCCATTCCGCTCACCCTTCCTACTGGGCTGGGAAGGTCACCTAAATTCATTTTCTTTTTATATTAATTTGCGTAATCAAATGATTACACATATATTTGTAACCGAACAGTTACGTTAATTATGAGAAGAGATGTATTTCAAGCAATTGCAGACCCAGTAAGGCGTGATATCATTGAACTACTCGCTAAAGAGCCACTAAGCGTAAATGATGTTGCTAAAAAATTTGAAATAAGCAGACCAGCTATTTCCAAACACTTGAAAATTTTAAATGAATGCGGAATAATCAATTATGAGCAGATTGGCAGGACACGCTTTTGCTCTATTCAACCACAAGAATTAATTCCCGTTTTTTTATGGATTAAACAATACAACAAATTATGGGAGGACAGAATAGATTCTTTTGAAAACTACCTTAATAAAATACAAACAAAAAAAGATACAAAATGAGTGATTTAGCAAACAGAACCCTAACGATTGAAAAAACATTTGATGCACCCGTAAAATTGGTTTGGGACGCTTGGACCAAGTCTGAACACATTTTAAAATGGTGGGCACCAAACGGAATGGATATTAAAGTGATTGAACACGATTTTAAGGTTGGCGGAAAATGGAAATATGCGATGCCAATGCCAGATGGAAACGAATTCATTTCAGAAGGCATTTACAAAGAAATTGTAGAGTATAAAAAAATAATTACTTCAGCGGATTTTAGACCAATGACACAGGATGTGGAACTACAAACATATTTTGAGGAAGATGGAGAGAAAACCAAATTCACCTTCAGTGTTATCCACTCAACACCTAAATACTGCAAACAACAGAAGGAAATGGGATTCTATAATGGGTGGGGTTCCGCTTTCGAACGATTGGAAAAGGTGTTGGAGAGTTTACAATAATCAATAGAAGAATTAAAAAAAATATCTGTGACAATCAACTTGTGTAAGCAATAGCGGTTTGAGTAAGAACTCAAGCCGTTTTTTGATTTTATTAGTCTAGAATGTGAGCAAATTGACTACTCAATCCACTCAGCACATTCCCCTACGTTCCGCGGTTTCCTGCTGAAAAATCAGGAACCCACTACACTTCGGGAAAAGAGCTTCACTACTAATATCTTGGACACAATCCCCAATTTTAGCTTTCCATTCCGCTAACCCTTCCCGCTTGGGTTGGGAAGGAACACTTCATTCCTGAGCTAAATTTGTGGATTTAGTCCGCTTCGCATTCTGTTTAAAAGAAAAAGCTATAATTAAAATAAAGTAATAGGATAAAATTATATTTGTTACAGGTGTAACACGTTATACAGCATTCGACGAATGACCGAAACAGAAGAACAAATACAAGCAGATTATCGAAATCGTATCAACCGGGTTTTTGAGTTTATCGATGCAAACTTGGATGCGGACTTATCGCTAAAAACTGTTTCCGAGATAGCTTTTTTTTCACCGTTTCATTTCCATAGAATTTTCAAATTTGTAACAGGCGAAACACTAAATGAATATGTAACAAGGCGAAAAATTGAGAAATCATCTTTGGATTTGTTGCACAAGAAAATAACTACAACGGAATTAGCTCATAAATTTGGATTTAGCGATAATTCTTCCTTTTCACGAACTTTCAAGAAATATTTCGGTGTAAGCCCGACCGAATTTAAAAAGCAAAACCCGAACAGACATAGCAAGATACGTCAACTCGAAAGCAAGAACGGACAAGACTATCCTGATTACGAAAAATACATTTGCATCATTGATAATCTTAAAAAATGGATAAAAATGAATGCAAACATCGAAATCAAAGAAATGCCGAAAATGGAATTGGCTTACGTATCGAGTATCGGATCTCAAAATCTCGAAACAGCTTATGGAAAGCTGATGCAATGGGCAACACCTAAAGGTCTGATGAATGACCAAACAAAAATGGTAACAATTTACCACGACAGTTTTAAAGTTACCCAAGCGGATAAAGTAAGAATGAGTGCCTGTATTTTGTTGGACAAACCTACCGAAACCAAAGGCGAAATTGGAACAACCTCAATAGAAAGCGGAAAGTGTATCGTTGGTAAGTTTAAAATTGGATTAAATGAATTTGAGAAATCTTGGACAGGTTTGTTCTTGTGGATGAATGAAAACGGATACACTAAAACCGATAGAGAACCTTTTGAGATTTATCATAACAATTTTAATGACCATCCAGAAAGAAAGGCCATAGTAGATTTTTGTATACCAATTGAATGAAAAAGCTGTAGAACTTGGTATATAGGCAATAGCGGTTTGAATACTAAATCAAATCGCTTTTTCATTTAATCGCTTTTTAGAATGGAATAAATTAGTACTAAACCCACTCAGTACATTCCCCTACATTCCACGGTTTCCTGCTGAAAAATCAGGAACCCACTACACTTCGGGAAAAGAGCTTCACTACAAATATCTTGGACACAATCCCCAATTTCAGCTTTCCATTTCGCTAACCCTTCCCGCTTAGGCTGGGAAGGTAAGCCTGTCCTGAGCGCAGTCGCTGGTCTTGATTCCTGTGCCAAAATTGTGGATTAAGTTCGTTTTAAATTTCAATACCAAAGAATGGTATTAATAAAATTATCTTTGTTTTAGAAACATCATTTTGTGGCAAAACAAACGCAAACAGTATAAATGGAAATAGACCACATATTCATTTTTTCAAACAAAAAAGGGATAGAAGCCGACGACTTGGTCGAATTTGGTTTTACCGAAGGAGTCAGTCGTGTCCACCCTGGACAGGGAACAACCAACCGAAAATTCTATTTTGAAAATTTTTTCCTCGAAATTCTTTGGGTAATCAGCGAGAAAGAAATTCAAAGCGAAGTTACGGCCAAAACCAAGCTTTGGGAGCGGTCTCAATTCCAAAAAAACCGACATTCACGTTTTGGACTGTGTTTGGTAAATTCAGAATCTACCGACGAACTTTTTCAACAAAGCGAAGTCTATCAACCAGATTATTTCCCAAAAGGGATGTCCATAGATATCATCACAAATGAAATATGCCCA from Christiangramia sp. OXR-203 harbors:
- a CDS encoding AraC family transcriptional regulator produces the protein MTETEEQIQADYRNRINRVFEFIDANLDADLSLKTVSEIAFFSPFHFHRIFKFVTGETLNEYVTRRKIEKSSLDLLHKKITTTELAHKFGFSDNSSFSRTFKKYFGVSPTEFKKQNPNRHSKIRQLESKNGQDYPDYEKYICIIDNLKKWIKMNANIEIKEMPKMELAYVSSIGSQNLETAYGKLMQWATPKGLMNDQTKMVTIYHDSFKVTQADKVRMSACILLDKPTETKGEIGTTSIESGKCIVGKFKIGLNEFEKSWTGLFLWMNENGYTKTDREPFEIYHNNFNDHPERKAIVDFCIPIE
- a CDS encoding SRPBCC domain-containing protein; the encoded protein is MSDLANRTLTIEKTFDAPVKLVWDAWTKSEHILKWWAPNGMDIKVIEHDFKVGGKWKYAMPMPDGNEFISEGIYKEIVEYKKIITSADFRPMTQDVELQTYFEEDGEKTKFTFSVIHSTPKYCKQQKEMGFYNGWGSAFERLEKVLESLQ
- a CDS encoding metalloregulator ArsR/SmtB family transcription factor — protein: MRRDVFQAIADPVRRDIIELLAKEPLSVNDVAKKFEISRPAISKHLKILNECGIINYEQIGRTRFCSIQPQELIPVFLWIKQYNKLWEDRIDSFENYLNKIQTKKDTK
- a CDS encoding VOC family protein, producing the protein MEIDHIFIFSNKKGIEADDLVEFGFTEGVSRVHPGQGTTNRKFYFENFFLEILWVISEKEIQSEVTAKTKLWERSQFQKNRHSRFGLCLVNSESTDELFQQSEVYQPDYFPKGMSIDIITNEICPKLPWTFRLPYRGKTKEHSEPTEHPNGIQSLTKAIFEYPMENDHLDFVQYFRAVDTLQFRNTKRTHLNLEFDNNGQGKSKEFDELNLTINY
- a CDS encoding MFS transporter; amino-acid sequence: MNLTNLIEPFQALRNKVFAKLYVAQTISLLGDAITWVGLALLSYQFGEERAAAILATALTLRVTAFIIFSPFAGVLADRIARKKILYITHFIRMALVGLLPFINAEWQIYPLVFLMNVFNAFFSPTYRSVIPQVVDKKLYRQAIGLSAATYQVLGVLGPGLAGILAVWFGAREIFFVDAVTFIIAGIMLVTLPKSFSRPNHTDVRKKHPFKWQDVTKGIKLLFQNKYVRFALFIELVSAMAGAFILVNTIVLIKSGLNLTDKEYGWVMAAFGVGAAIAAFVSGALDKTKSRQVSLMLGALVLGLAISAANYLSFPLLLVFWVFAGLGQSLAEIPSETLIGENIPDEEQGKVYGSHFAFSHLWWAFAYPVAGYLGTAFPNKYFLYGGILTLLLLVVVFLFLRPKKRNGIV